A region from the Vicia villosa cultivar HV-30 ecotype Madison, WI linkage group LG3, Vvil1.0, whole genome shotgun sequence genome encodes:
- the LOC131661041 gene encoding uncharacterized protein LOC131661041: protein MELESVKKFLEKGGETASMVNEFPPKFLETLIMSSLRVDLIEPGRVICSMIIPPRLLNSGNSLHGGATATLVDIVGSAAIPASGHMGLTGVSVEINVTYLDAAYADEEIEIEAKVLRLGKTLAVISVEFRKKKTGKVFAQGRHTKYLPVASKL from the exons ATGGAGTTGGAATCAGTGAAGAAATTTTTAGAGAAAGGAGGAGAAACAGCCTCCATGGTGAATGAATTTCCTCCAAAATTCCTGGAAACCTTAATCATGAGTTCCCTTCGCGTCGATCTCATCGAGCCTGGCCGCGTCATCTGCTCCATGATCATACCTCCCCGTTTACTC AATTCCGGAAATTCCTTACACGGCGGCGCCACCGCTACACTGGTTGACATTGTCGGCTCCGCCGCGATTCCAGCCTCTGGACATATGGGTCTCACGGGAGTTTCCGTTGAGATTAATGTTACCTACTTGGATGCTGCATATGCTGAT GAGGAGATAGAAATTGAAGCCAAGGTGTTGCGATTAGGGAAAACCCTTGCTGTTATCAGTGTGGAATTCAGGAAGAAGAAAACCGGCAAGGTTTTTGCTCAGGGACGTCATACCAAATATCTTCCTGTTGCGAGTAAATTGTGA
- the LOC131661039 gene encoding uncharacterized protein LOC131661039: MSNLEADVAGIRGYELRLLRCTLSPSPATPLNPEPQNESTDGLINNLLSSIESGNYAEALTSQSCRLIFQLSPNSPPPSSAETFYSELVDRVESFITDASVSPVEQARRSTLVLCIAVAAFLGFTQCNFTGPLKEKVLPRFPLPLVEFECAEWDIWARNYLMSDGSDLLGKFSNLQYIVFAKMLLMRMKDLSVDIRTLTWWLGRVLLLEQRILDERSSTLFDLLHAYMGEALQQFGTSEQVQSYWEVGLLDGESSAIVSLLHLEAGIMEYVYGRVDPCRTRFESAEMAAGLELSVTGALGFRTVHQVEPKAQMVLVASSNSSNNEHDRSLTGTGIQTCEGNNGGNNLRQHQASDASDILVIPKLLENTDDSKTRSQGMENGAAVTSNLTATQQAVVLAHCLLIEKSSRHDELQRWDMAPYIEAIDSQQFSYFIIRCFCDILRIRWESLRSRTKERALLMMDNLVKQINESSPEIAERIPFSYGVYMASIPALRKEYGELLVRCGLIGEAIKEFDDLELWDNLIHCYSLLEKKALAVDLIKKRLLERPNDPRLWCSLGDISIDDACYKKALEVSNNRSARAKRSLARSAYNRGDYETSKILWESAMSMNSMYPDGWFAFGAAALKARDVDKALDAFTRAVQLDPDNGEAWNNIACLHLIKKKSKEAFIAFKEALKFKRNSWQLWENYSHVAVDVGNISQALEGAQMVLNLTKNKRVDTVLLERITNEVENRLSTSNFVPPVTTDNKANTDQFCTVDSGSELQEQVSGLHIAGRTRETEQLISLLGNVLQQIVKNGSGYGPEIWGLYSKWHRIKGDLTMCSEALLKQVRSLQGSDTWNDRDRFQKFAKASLELCKVYMEISASTGSRKELFTAEMHLKNICRQGQSFSDTEEFKNIQACLDEVKIKLQSNA; the protein is encoded by the exons ATGTCTAACTTGGAAGCTGATGTTGCCGGAATCCGTGGCTACGAGCTCCGCCTCCTCCGCTGCACTCTCTCCCCTTCTCCGGCGACACCTTTGAATCCCGAACCTCAAAACGAATCCACAGATGGCCTCATCAACAACCTCCTGTCCTCAATCGAGTCTGGCAATTATGCTGAAGCACTCACCTCCCAATCCTGCAGACTTATCTTTCAACTCAGCCCCAATTCACCGCCACCAAGTTCCGCCGAAACTTTCTACTCCGAGTTGGTGGACCGCGTCGAGTCTTTTATAACTGATGCTTCCGTTAGCCCTGTGGAACAGGCTCGTAGATCCACCCTCGTGTTGTGTATTGCCGTTGCTGCGTTTCTAGGGTTTACTCAATGTAATTTCACCGG GCCTTTGAAGGAGAAAGTGCTACCGCGATTCCCTTTGCCGCTGGTTGAATTTGAATGTGCAGAATGGGACATTTGGGCGCGTAATTATCTTATGTCTGATGGTTCTGATTTGCTTGGGAAGTTCTCAAATCTTCAG TATATAGTTTTTGCTAAGATGTTGCTTATGAGGATGAAAGATTTATCAGTTGATATTAGAACCCTTACTTGGTGGCTTGGAAGGGTTTTGCTTCTTGAACAAAGAATTTTGGATGAGAGGTCTTCTACCCTTTTTGATCTGTTGCATGCTTATATGGGCGAAGCCTTACAGCAATTTGGCACTTCAGAACAAGTTCAGAGTTATTGGGAAGTTGGTTTGCTTGACGGAGAGAGCTCGGCCATTGTCTCATTGCTTCATTTAGAGGCTGGAATTATGGAATATGTATATGGACGAGTTGACCCTTGTAG GACACGCTTTGAGTCAGCTGAGATGGCAGCTGGGCTTGAGCTATCAGTGACTGGGGCACTTGGTTTCCGTACTGTACATCAG GTTGAACCAAAGGCACAAATGGTACTTGTTGCATCCTCAAATTCATCAAACAATGAGCACGACCGCTCCTTAACAGGAACTGGCATCCAAACATGTGAAGGCAACAATGGTGGAAATAATTTACGTCAGCATCAAGCCTCTGATGCATCTGACATACTTGTAATACCAAAGCTTTTAGAAAACACTGATGACTCTAAGACTAGGTCACAAGGCATGGAAAATGGTGCTGCTGTCACTTCCAACTTGACAGCAACACAGCAGGCTGTAGTTCTAGCACACTGCCTTCTAATTGAGAAAAGTTCCCGACACGATGAGTTGCAAC GATGGGATATGGCTCCTTACATCGAGGCAATTGATTCCCAGCAGTTCTCTTACTTCATT ATACGATGCTTCTGCGATATCTTGCGTATTAGATGGGAGTCATTGCGTAGTCGAACGAAGGAGCGTGCATTACTGATGATGGATAACTTA GTGAAGCAAATTAATGAATCTTCTCCTGAAATTGCAGAAAGAATTCCTTTTAGTTATGGTGTTTATATGGCTAGCATTCCTGCTTTGAGAAA GGAATATGGTGAACTTTTGGTGCGTTGTGGCTTGATAGGGGAGGCAATAAAGGAATTTGATGATTTAGAATTATGGGACAATCTTATACACTGCTACAG TCTCTTGGAGAAGAAAGCATTAGCTGTTGATCTCATAAAGAAACGTCTTTTAGAAAGGCCAAATGACCCTAGATTATG GTGCTCATTGGGTGACATATCCATTGATGATGCTTGCTATAAAAAAGCTCTGGAAGTTTCAAACAATAGGTCTGCTAGAGCTAAG CGCTCTCTGGCCCGCAGTGCATACAATAGAGGAGACTACGAGACGTCTAAAATTTTATG GGAGTCTGCAATGTCAATGAACTCTATGTATCCAGATGGCTGGTTTGCATTTGGGGCTGCTGCATTGAAG GCACGGGATGTTGACAAGGCTCTAGATGCATTTACTCGTGCTGTTCAGCTCGATCCTGACAATGGGGAAGCTTGGAATAACATAGCTTGCTT acatttgatcaagaaaaagagCAAGGAGGCCTTTATTGCATTTAAAGAAGCACTAAAGTTCAA ACGAAACAGCTGGCAACTTTGGGAGAATTACAGCCATGTTGCTGTTGACGTTGGGAATATAAGTCAG GCACTGGAAGGAGCTCAGATGGTTTTGAACTTGACTAAAAATAAAAGAGTAGATACAGTTTTATTGGAACGAATCACAAATGAGGTGGAAAATCGGCTCTCTACAAGTAATTTTGTACCTCCCGTGACAACTGATAATAAAGCTAACACGGATCAATTCTGTACGGTTGATTCTGGATCAGAACTTCAAGAGCAAGTATCTGGATTACATATTGCAGGAAGGACGCGTGAAACTGAACAATTAATATCATTGCTTGGGAACGTTTTACAGCAG ATAGTTAAAAATGGGAGTGGATATGGACCCGAAATCTGGGGCTTATACTCTAAATGGCACAGAATTAAGGGAGATCTCACGATGTGTTCTGAAGCCCTCTTAAAGCAAGTTCGATCACTCCAG GGTTCTGATACTTGGAATGACCGAGATCGCTTCCAAAAGTTTGCAAAAGCATCTTTGGAACTCTGCAAGGTGTACATGGAAATATCCGCGTCGACCGGAAGTAGGAAAGAATTGTTTACAGCTGAGATGCACTTGAAGAACATCTGCAGACAG GGTCAGAGCTTCTCCGACACAGAAGAATTCAAAAATATTCAGGCTTGCCTTGATGAAGTGAAAATTAAACTCCAATCTAATGCCTAG
- the LOC131661040 gene encoding calcium-dependent protein kinase SK5 yields MSISNNPPPPKPTWVLPYVTENLRELYTLGTTLGQGQFGTTYLCTHNPTGKTYACKSIPKKKLLCKEDYDDVWREIQIMHHLSEHPNVVRIHGTYEDSFSVHLVMELCEGGELFDRIVKKGHYSEREAAKLIRTIVEVVENCHSLGVMHRDLKPENFLFDTVEEDAVLKTTDFGLSAFYKPGEIFSDVVGSPYYVAPEVLHKHYGPEADVWSAGVILYILLSGVPPFWAETEQGIFRQILQGRLDFQSEPWPGISDSAKDLIRKMLDRNPKTRFTAHQVLCHPWIVDDSIAPDKPLDSAVLSRLKQFSAMNKLKKMALRVIAERLSEEEIGGLKELFRMLDADSSGTITLDELKEGLKRVGSELMESEIKDLMDAADIDNNGTLDYGEFIAATVHLNKLEREENLLSAFSYFDKDGSGYITIDEIQVACKEFGLDDIHIDEMVKEIDQDNDGQIDYGEFAAMMRKGNGGMGRRTMTSRLNFRNAFGIIGNESN; encoded by the exons ATGTCGATTTCCAACAACCCACCACCACCAAAACCCACCTGGGTTCTCCCTTACGTAACCGAGAATCTCCGTGAACTCTACACCTTAGGTACAACCCTGGGTCAAGGTCAATTCGGTACAACCTATCTATGCACACACAACCCAACCGGTAAAACCTACGCTTGCAAATCAATCCCAAAGAAGAAACTTTTATGCAAAGAGGATTACGATGATGTGTGGAGAGAGATTCAGATAATGCACCATTTGTCTGAGCATCCGAATGTTGTGAGGATCCATGGGACTTACGAGGATTCGTTTTCTGTTCATTTGGTTATGGAGCTTTGTGAAGGTGGTGAGCTGTTTGATAGGATTGTGAAGAAGGGACATTATAGTGAGAGGGAAGCTGCTAAGCTGATTAGGACTATTGTTGAGGTTGTGGAAAATTGTCATTCTCTTGGTGTTATGCATAGGGACCTTAAGCCTGAGAATTTTTTGTTTGATACTGTTGAGGAAGATGCTGTTCTCAAAACTACTGATTTTGGATTGTCTGCTTTTTACAAGCCAg GTGAGATCTTTAGTGATGTTGTTGGAAGCCCATACTATGTTGCACCGGAGGTCTTGCACAAGCATTATGGACCTGAGGCTGATGTGTGGAGTGCTGGGGTTATTTTGTACATCTTATTAAGTGGGGTGCCGCCATTTTGGGCTG AGACAGAACAAGGGATCTTCAGACAGATTTTGCAGGGAAGACTTGATTTCCAGTCTGAGCCATGGCCTGGGATTTCAGACAGCGCCAAGGATCTAATTCGAAAAATGCTTGATAGGAATCCGAAAACTAGGTTTACAGCTCACCAAGTGCTAT GTCATCCATGGATTGTCGATGATAGCATTGCACCGGACAAACCTCTTGATTCTGCTGTTTTATCTCGCTTGAAGCAGTTCTCTGCAATGAATAAACTTAAAAAGATGGCTTTACGT GTTATTGCAGAGAGGCTGTCCGAGGAAGAAATTGGTGGTTTGAAAGAGTTATTCAGGATGCTTGATGCTGACAGTAGTGGAACCATAACATTGGATGAGTTAAAAGAAGGCTTAAAGCGAGTAGGATCTGAACTTATGGAATCTGAAATCAAGGATCTTATGGATGCA GCAGATATTGATAATAATGGCACGCTCGATTATGGTGAATTCATCGCTGCTACTGTCCACTTAAACAAGTTGGAGAGAGAGGAAAATCTCTTGTCAGCATTCTCCTACTTTGACAAAGATGGAAGTGGTTACATAACCATTGACGAGATTCAAGTAGCTTGTAAGGAGTTCGGTTTGGATGATATCCATATTGATGAAATGGTCAAGGAAATTGATCAAGATAAT GATGGACAAATAGATTATGGAGAATTTGCTGCCATGATGAGAAAGGGCAATGGCGGGATGGGAAGACGAACTATGACAAGCAGACTCAATTTCAGAAATGCTTTCGGAATCATAGGCAACGAATCCAATTAA